The following nucleotide sequence is from Nothobranchius furzeri strain GRZ-AD chromosome 6, NfurGRZ-RIMD1, whole genome shotgun sequence.
acagaaagaagaaaaacttatgttgtctgccccttttaactaaaataacataaaTACAAATGAAAttatcatatgattcttaaaaaaatttgaacaatatagttcctggacttgttggccgacacaatctcaacccatgaattgaagAAAAGAGAGAACACAAGTTATACAGAAAGAAGCATAACGTTACTTATAgacctatatacatacatatatacacatatgaatACAtactagtttatttatttatttatttttgcatgcaCATTCTGCCTTTGGGTGATACCCCACGGGAAGCATGGTATCGCTTTTCACCTGTATGCTGATGACTGTGAGCTTTATTTACCTTAGGATGGGTCTGGTGGTAGACCAGTGTCAAAGTTTTTAAATTGTCTGAGTGAAGTCGAAGCATGGATGGCAGAGAACCTCTTGCGCATCAACAAACGGAAGACGGAGCAATGCTTTTTGGTCTCAGTAGTCACACTGATACCTCCATGGTAGACTGTGGTGATTTAACCCCCACATGAGTGATTCTGTTGTAAATTTAGATGTGAAGATTGACAAAGACTTTTGTTGTAGAGGTCACATAAATGTGGTTGTAGCATCTTCCTTTTATCATCTAAGACACTTGGCTAAGGTTAAACCATTTTTGTCTAGATGTGATCTGGAAACAGTTGTGCATGCATTCATAACTTCTCgcctggactactgcaactctgacCCCATCGGAGTGAGTCAGAGTGTCTTTGGTCGtctgcagcttgtccagaatgctgccgGGAGATTTCTGGAAGGCAGGCGAAAGTTTGAACATGCTACGCCAATGCTGGCAGATCTACTTTGGCTACCTGTCTTTTAGAAAccattttaaagttactttattgGCTTTTGAAGCTCTTAATGGTTTGGCTCCAGTATGTGTTCCCTCTCTCGGGCACTTCATTCAGAAGACGTGTCCTTGCTCGTGgtctccaggtcgtggctgaagaTGCGTGGTGACAGAGCTTTTTCAGTagcagctccaaaactctggaatgagcttccactacATGTTCGGCAGTCCTCTTCTCTAGTAGTTTTAAAATCTAAGctgaagacccatttttgatTCATAGTGCTGCCAATTTTCTCTCATTTTATGGTTTTGTTTgtgtagttttgtttttattgtaaatTTTATGTGCTCTatttcatctgtgtgtgtgtgaagcactttggtggcatgctTTTGTAAAGTGCTAGGTAAATAAAGTTCGAGTCGAGTAGAGCAGGCTCCTCCAAGTTCAGTTTTTTCTCACTTTTCTTCccactgtgtgtgtctcagggTCTCGGCCAGTGGAGCACGGCTCAGTTCGACGACTCGGACCAGCAGCAGAAGTTCCTGCGTTTGATGGGAGGCTTCAAAAAGGGCTTCCAGCCAGCTGTGGGGACATCTGGAGGAGGCGGCATGGCACTGGGAAAGGATGCTCAGCAGCGACTGCAGCAAGGGCTGATGGGAGAGTTTGAGCGAGCCCACTCACGCAGAATGGACTTCAGTaaaaagggggcggggcttgggTTTAACGCCCCACCCAATAAAAAGTTCTTCATTGATGTCAATGCAAGTCGATCAATTCGCTTTGATGACTGATCAGGAAGGTGGATGTTTggataaaccttttttttttatatcagcGTTGTAAATGAGTTCAGTCTCGTTAGTTTCACTTTAGAGGTGATCGAATGTTGGCTGAGTTGTACAAAATGTAGATGAAACCATCAGTGTCAAAACCGGATTATGTAAAACAATTCAAAGCAACGCCTCTGTTAGTGTGAATATTTTAGTTTTAATGGCTTTGATACATTTTGATGTTTTGAAAAATAAATCTACAAAACCAAAGTTTGCCATTTAATTCTAAATGTGACACATGAATTATGATGTTCAGTAAGTTACAAAATGTTTAATTTGAAGGATTGTAGAAAACAATTGAATAGTTAGGTGCACAAAGCAGGAACTGCAGACAAAGTAGAATCAGTCATTTTAATTTATTGTACTTTTGAAAGTTAAACAGCAAAGTACATTTTCGTAAAAGGCAAGGCTTATGTACGGTTGACTCAGTTATATACAGGAAGGTAACTTAACGTTTCATTATTTTCTACGCTGTAGCTGCATCAAACATTTGGTTTAGCGCTGGGCTTTCCAACAGTGAACAAATGTCTTCATCAGCTTTAAGCCCAAGACAGCAAAACACCAGCACGATTTGTGACGAACCATAAAGCGTAGAGCTCTTCCAGCTACCGTTACTGGCCCTTTCCAAAAATAAAAATCATGTTTAACTTCTGTGTTCTTGGGTCTGCTGGTAAAAAACTAACTGCTATTGTTTACCAGTCAGAAAAGCACAATGAAAGGATGACAAAATGTGCAGCtgtttgaaacacttaaaccagaaGTGGCCCGTGAATCACATGATGCACAGAAAAACAAAAGCTGGAGCAGGAGCTGCTTGAAGGAAGATGGAAGTTGCGTGTACCAAGTGAAGACTGTCCAGGCTGTCACGCTTCCAAATACTCAGGCTGGACTCGAGCCACTTTACGAAACTCTTTGGCGTGAGTCAACGGACACTGCATCTCGCACCAGCTGATGGGAATCATCTGGGCTCCTGGTTCAGGGGAAAATGTGGTAAAAATGTTAGAAACATGCAGAAAAATGGGAAGTTATTTACAAGAAAAGAAAGTAGGGAAAATACGACGGAAAACACCTGTTTTCATGTCAGCAATATTAAAAGGCTCTTACACTTTTTCCAAATGCAaatttggtaaatggcctgtatttgatatagtgccttctagagtcctggaaccccccaatgcgctttacaacacaatcagtcattcacccattcacacgctggtggggatgcgctacgatgtagccacagctgccctggggcgcactgacagaggcgaggctgccgagcactggcgccaccggtccctctgaccaccaccagcaggcaaggggggttaggtgtcttgcccaaggacacaacgacagactgagtggggctcgaacctgcgattacggggcgagcacttaaccctTTTGCCACCATGGCCCAATTTAGACCTGTTGAGAATTTTTGAGGCTTTCCAGCTATGTGTTCAAGCTGAAACCATTTCACACATGAAACCAGTACTTTACTTTTAgaaatctattttatttatttaaaggcagcttgaatgaatgaatgttaatGCTACAAGTTCTGCTGAAGCTTTTAATGGCCTACACATCAAAACATGTATGTGAACAAAAAACAATGAACAATTACTTTAAAAGAATTGTTAGAAAAAAATCTAAACATTCAAgagtaatttttttattttattttatttttttttcgaaAAAATTACCATAAGATCACATATGTACATTTAGAAGTGCAGTGAAGAACTTTGCTACAAACCTGCCATATTTAGTCctatacatgtctactgccccctggtggcggCTCTACAGATGGTGAGGGCcaaattttttttctttattattgttatattttatttaactCTATTATTATATAACATAGGACACAAGATAAAGAAATATCTTTGAATAAAATAGTTCTTAAAAATAGATAATTATTAGTTGATGATTTACAAAATGAATTCAACTACATTTTTAAGAAGCTTAAAGTATTTTTGGCCAATTTTAAGCACTTTTCAAACCTTGAAAATACGATAAGAAATGTTTTCAAGCGCAAATAATTAGCTACTAAATCAGATAGATAATATCTTTGCATTTGGTCGGAAATTGAGAGTAATAATATTTAGCTATGATGAAAATAACACTAGAGAATTAATCAGTAATGCTGTCATTATGGAAGTTAATAATGTTACTTAAGTTCTAATCAGAAATCTTTTCCTCCCACTTTGGACCCCCTGCTGTTCCTGCAGAACCTGAGTGAGCTGGTCAGATCTGAGCAGCTGTTTAGTTTGGAAAGATGAAGTGAAAGAGGTGAGGAACGTACCTGCCTCGCTGTGGGCCACCACCACACCCAGTTCATTCTCAGCTGTTGTTAACAAGTAGTTAGACTGAATGTCACCGAGAGAAATCTGACATCAAAGGTCAAGATTAGTAATCAGTAACGTTCAGACTGAAGCACCGGAGTCAGTAGTAACATGTGAACATTGTTTGCTGTCATTTCtaagattcattcattcattttgtcCCATTCAGCTCAGCAAATTTTACAGGTCCCAATGAAACTGGGTTATGAGCTGAAAATAGCTTTTAAATTTGTTTGGTTTTCTTTCTTGGAGAGCTTGTTGAAGGATACCACTTTAGCCAAAACAATGTCGCCCGTTCTGAAGCTTTTGTATATCTCCACCTGTAAACAAAACAGAACCATCAGTAAGGAAACAGAAGGagcaaaaataagtaaacaatccAAGTAAAAGTACGAATTCTAGCTCACTTTATCCTTCTCTGTTGCTCGCACGTCTTCTTTCCTGTAGATACGGAGAGAGTGAGCTAAGAGTTTAGGAAAGTTAATCAAACTGGATTTACGTAGTGAGGTTACCTGATGGTCCCTCTGAAGCGGTCCTTCAGCGGTGTGGAACCCACATACAGGATGTGGACTTTGGCAAACCTGGGGTTGGTGCTGGTCACCTTTAAAAGACAAGTTAGTAAAAGGCAAACCTGAACACAAAGTACTGACATCTGTGAATGCACTGGCTGTCCCCGTCTTGAGTTTTAGTGCACGTTTCAGATATGATCATCTGAGTTTAACTGGTGTAAAAAATGATAAAGAGCTTAACTTAAATGTTTCTTTTGGTCATTTGTATGATGTTTATTATGTTgcactttgtttgtttttaa
It contains:
- the exosc1 gene encoding exosome complex component CSL4, which translates into the protein MSSQATLVENMSPMKLCVPGDKLCSEGDCNPGAGVYLRHGYIYSSLAGFVLKTTEGEKLPVISVVRETEAQLLPDVGAIVTCKVTSTNPRFAKVHILYVGSTPLKDRFRGTIRKEDVRATEKDKVEIYKSFRTGDIVLAKVISLGDIQSNYLLTTAENELGVVVAHSEAGAQMIPISWCEMQCPLTHAKEFRKVARVQPEYLEA